A genomic stretch from Microplitis mediator isolate UGA2020A chromosome 10, iyMicMedi2.1, whole genome shotgun sequence includes:
- the LOC130675347 gene encoding protein arginine N-methyltransferase 1 isoform X6, with protein MKDISKMETMEVAEPITAIKVEENNTENNDKESAATNKKVPVDEMTSRDYYFDSYAHYGIHEEMLKDEVRTITYRNSMYHNKHLFKDKIVLDIGCGTGILSMFAAKAGAARVIGIECSNIVEYAEKIVEANQLSHIITIVKGKVEEVVLPDGIEKVDIIISEWMGYCLFYESMLDTVLHARDKWLKPDGMLFPDKATLFICGIEDRQYKDEKINWWDDVYGFDMSSIRKVAISEPLVDVVDPKQVVTNACLIKEVDLYTVTKADLDFSSPFTLQVRRNDYVQALVTFFNIEFTKCHKRVGFSTAPEVQYTHWKQTVFYFDSYMTVKRGEEIYGVFSMKPNARNYRDLDFSIELDFKGELCQINETNHYRMR; from the exons ATGAAGgacatt TCAAAAATGGAGACAATGGAAGTTGCTGAGCCGATAACGGCAATAAAAGTAGAGGAGAACAACACGGAGAACAACGACAAAGAATCAGCGGCAACGAACAAGAAGGTGCCAGTCGACGAGATGACTTCACGTGACTATTACTTCGACTCGTATGCTCACTATGGCATCCATGAGGAGATGCTGAAGGACGAAGTGCGAACGATAACCTATCGTAACTCAATGTATCATAATAAGCATTTATTCAAAGATAAAATCGTGTTGGACATTGGCTGCGGCACGGGAATTTTGTCAATGTTTGCTGCTAAAGCCGGCGCAGCTCGAGTAATTGGTATTGAATGCTCCAACATCGTCGAGTACGCGGAAAAAATAGTTGAAGCCAATCAACTGTCTCACATAATCACTATTGTTAAGGGAAAAGTTGAGGAAGTCGTATTGCCAGACGGTATTGAAAAAGTCGACATTATTATTTCCGAATGGATGGGCTATTGTCTTTTCTACGAGTCGATGTTGGACACGGTGCTCCATGCGCGTGACAAATGGCTAAAACCCGACGGCATGCTTTTCCCCGATAAAGCGACTCTATTTATTTGCGGTATCGAGGATCGTCAATACAAAGACGAGAAAATAAACTGGTGGGACGACGTCTACGGCTTTGACATGAGCAGTATTCGTAAGGTCGCAATAAGTGAACCCCTCGTTGATGTCGTGGACCCTAAACAAGTTGTCACGAACGCATGTCTCATCAAGGAGGTTGATCTCTACACGGTCACAAAAGCAGATCTTGATTTCTCATCTCCGTTTACTCTTCAAGTACGACGCAACGACTACGTTCAAGCTCTAGTCACATTCTTCAACATTGAATTCACCAAGTGCCACAAACGTGTTGGGTTCAGCACAGCGCCGGAAGTTCAGTACACCCATTGGAAGCAGACGGTCTTCTACTTTGACTCCTACATGACGGTAAAACGCGGCGAGGAAATTTACGGTGTATTCTCGATGAAACCGAACGCTAGGAATTATCGCGATCTAGATTTTAGTATTGAGTTAGATTTCAAAGGAGAGTTGTGCCAAATTAACGAAACGAATCATTATCGTATGCGTTGA
- the LOC130675347 gene encoding protein arginine N-methyltransferase 1 isoform X3 — translation MRQSSMRNKMATSNEVPGGITENNSLSAEKSQSKMETMEVAEPITAIKVEENNTENNDKESAATNKKVPVDEMTSRDYYFDSYAHYGIHEEMLKDEVRTITYRNSMYHNKHLFKDKIVLDIGCGTGILSMFAAKAGAARVIGIECSNIVEYAEKIVEANQLSHIITIVKGKVEEVVLPDGIEKVDIIISEWMGYCLFYESMLDTVLHARDKWLKPDGMLFPDKATLFICGIEDRQYKDEKINWWDDVYGFDMSSIRKVAISEPLVDVVDPKQVVTNACLIKEVDLYTVTKADLDFSSPFTLQVRRNDYVQALVTFFNIEFTKCHKRVGFSTAPEVQYTHWKQTVFYFDSYMTVKRGEEIYGVFSMKPNARNYRDLDFSIELDFKGELCQINETNHYRMR, via the exons ATGCGGCAGAGCTCGATGCGAAACAAAATGGCGACGAGTAATGAAGTGCCGGGAGGCATCACCGAGAACAATTCATTATCCGCCGAAAAATCC CAGTCAAAAATGGAGACAATGGAAGTTGCTGAGCCGATAACGGCAATAAAAGTAGAGGAGAACAACACGGAGAACAACGACAAAGAATCAGCGGCAACGAACAAGAAGGTGCCAGTCGACGAGATGACTTCACGTGACTATTACTTCGACTCGTATGCTCACTATGGCATCCATGAGGAGATGCTGAAGGACGAAGTGCGAACGATAACCTATCGTAACTCAATGTATCATAATAAGCATTTATTCAAAGATAAAATCGTGTTGGACATTGGCTGCGGCACGGGAATTTTGTCAATGTTTGCTGCTAAAGCCGGCGCAGCTCGAGTAATTGGTATTGAATGCTCCAACATCGTCGAGTACGCGGAAAAAATAGTTGAAGCCAATCAACTGTCTCACATAATCACTATTGTTAAGGGAAAAGTTGAGGAAGTCGTATTGCCAGACGGTATTGAAAAAGTCGACATTATTATTTCCGAATGGATGGGCTATTGTCTTTTCTACGAGTCGATGTTGGACACGGTGCTCCATGCGCGTGACAAATGGCTAAAACCCGACGGCATGCTTTTCCCCGATAAAGCGACTCTATTTATTTGCGGTATCGAGGATCGTCAATACAAAGACGAGAAAATAAACTGGTGGGACGACGTCTACGGCTTTGACATGAGCAGTATTCGTAAGGTCGCAATAAGTGAACCCCTCGTTGATGTCGTGGACCCTAAACAAGTTGTCACGAACGCATGTCTCATCAAGGAGGTTGATCTCTACACGGTCACAAAAGCAGATCTTGATTTCTCATCTCCGTTTACTCTTCAAGTACGACGCAACGACTACGTTCAAGCTCTAGTCACATTCTTCAACATTGAATTCACCAAGTGCCACAAACGTGTTGGGTTCAGCACAGCGCCGGAAGTTCAGTACACCCATTGGAAGCAGACGGTCTTCTACTTTGACTCCTACATGACGGTAAAACGCGGCGAGGAAATTTACGGTGTATTCTCGATGAAACCGAACGCTAGGAATTATCGCGATCTAGATTTTAGTATTGAGTTAGATTTCAAAGGAGAGTTGTGCCAAATTAACGAAACGAATCATTATCGTATGCGTTGA
- the LOC130675347 gene encoding protein arginine N-methyltransferase 1 isoform X2, translating into MRNKMATSNEVPGGITENNSLSAEKSPFTNTRSLMKDISKMETMEVAEPITAIKVEENNTENNDKESAATNKKVPVDEMTSRDYYFDSYAHYGIHEEMLKDEVRTITYRNSMYHNKHLFKDKIVLDIGCGTGILSMFAAKAGAARVIGIECSNIVEYAEKIVEANQLSHIITIVKGKVEEVVLPDGIEKVDIIISEWMGYCLFYESMLDTVLHARDKWLKPDGMLFPDKATLFICGIEDRQYKDEKINWWDDVYGFDMSSIRKVAISEPLVDVVDPKQVVTNACLIKEVDLYTVTKADLDFSSPFTLQVRRNDYVQALVTFFNIEFTKCHKRVGFSTAPEVQYTHWKQTVFYFDSYMTVKRGEEIYGVFSMKPNARNYRDLDFSIELDFKGELCQINETNHYRMR; encoded by the exons ATGCGAAACAAAATGGCGACGAGTAATGAAGTGCCGGGAGGCATCACCGAGAACAATTCATTATCCGCCGAAAAATCC CCATTCACAAATACCCGGTCACTTATGAAGgacatt TCAAAAATGGAGACAATGGAAGTTGCTGAGCCGATAACGGCAATAAAAGTAGAGGAGAACAACACGGAGAACAACGACAAAGAATCAGCGGCAACGAACAAGAAGGTGCCAGTCGACGAGATGACTTCACGTGACTATTACTTCGACTCGTATGCTCACTATGGCATCCATGAGGAGATGCTGAAGGACGAAGTGCGAACGATAACCTATCGTAACTCAATGTATCATAATAAGCATTTATTCAAAGATAAAATCGTGTTGGACATTGGCTGCGGCACGGGAATTTTGTCAATGTTTGCTGCTAAAGCCGGCGCAGCTCGAGTAATTGGTATTGAATGCTCCAACATCGTCGAGTACGCGGAAAAAATAGTTGAAGCCAATCAACTGTCTCACATAATCACTATTGTTAAGGGAAAAGTTGAGGAAGTCGTATTGCCAGACGGTATTGAAAAAGTCGACATTATTATTTCCGAATGGATGGGCTATTGTCTTTTCTACGAGTCGATGTTGGACACGGTGCTCCATGCGCGTGACAAATGGCTAAAACCCGACGGCATGCTTTTCCCCGATAAAGCGACTCTATTTATTTGCGGTATCGAGGATCGTCAATACAAAGACGAGAAAATAAACTGGTGGGACGACGTCTACGGCTTTGACATGAGCAGTATTCGTAAGGTCGCAATAAGTGAACCCCTCGTTGATGTCGTGGACCCTAAACAAGTTGTCACGAACGCATGTCTCATCAAGGAGGTTGATCTCTACACGGTCACAAAAGCAGATCTTGATTTCTCATCTCCGTTTACTCTTCAAGTACGACGCAACGACTACGTTCAAGCTCTAGTCACATTCTTCAACATTGAATTCACCAAGTGCCACAAACGTGTTGGGTTCAGCACAGCGCCGGAAGTTCAGTACACCCATTGGAAGCAGACGGTCTTCTACTTTGACTCCTACATGACGGTAAAACGCGGCGAGGAAATTTACGGTGTATTCTCGATGAAACCGAACGCTAGGAATTATCGCGATCTAGATTTTAGTATTGAGTTAGATTTCAAAGGAGAGTTGTGCCAAATTAACGAAACGAATCATTATCGTATGCGTTGA
- the LOC130675347 gene encoding protein arginine N-methyltransferase 1 isoform X1 produces the protein MRNKMATSNEVPGGITENNSLSAEKSPFTNTRSLMKDIQSKMETMEVAEPITAIKVEENNTENNDKESAATNKKVPVDEMTSRDYYFDSYAHYGIHEEMLKDEVRTITYRNSMYHNKHLFKDKIVLDIGCGTGILSMFAAKAGAARVIGIECSNIVEYAEKIVEANQLSHIITIVKGKVEEVVLPDGIEKVDIIISEWMGYCLFYESMLDTVLHARDKWLKPDGMLFPDKATLFICGIEDRQYKDEKINWWDDVYGFDMSSIRKVAISEPLVDVVDPKQVVTNACLIKEVDLYTVTKADLDFSSPFTLQVRRNDYVQALVTFFNIEFTKCHKRVGFSTAPEVQYTHWKQTVFYFDSYMTVKRGEEIYGVFSMKPNARNYRDLDFSIELDFKGELCQINETNHYRMR, from the exons ATGCGAAACAAAATGGCGACGAGTAATGAAGTGCCGGGAGGCATCACCGAGAACAATTCATTATCCGCCGAAAAATCC CCATTCACAAATACCCGGTCACTTATGAAGgacatt CAGTCAAAAATGGAGACAATGGAAGTTGCTGAGCCGATAACGGCAATAAAAGTAGAGGAGAACAACACGGAGAACAACGACAAAGAATCAGCGGCAACGAACAAGAAGGTGCCAGTCGACGAGATGACTTCACGTGACTATTACTTCGACTCGTATGCTCACTATGGCATCCATGAGGAGATGCTGAAGGACGAAGTGCGAACGATAACCTATCGTAACTCAATGTATCATAATAAGCATTTATTCAAAGATAAAATCGTGTTGGACATTGGCTGCGGCACGGGAATTTTGTCAATGTTTGCTGCTAAAGCCGGCGCAGCTCGAGTAATTGGTATTGAATGCTCCAACATCGTCGAGTACGCGGAAAAAATAGTTGAAGCCAATCAACTGTCTCACATAATCACTATTGTTAAGGGAAAAGTTGAGGAAGTCGTATTGCCAGACGGTATTGAAAAAGTCGACATTATTATTTCCGAATGGATGGGCTATTGTCTTTTCTACGAGTCGATGTTGGACACGGTGCTCCATGCGCGTGACAAATGGCTAAAACCCGACGGCATGCTTTTCCCCGATAAAGCGACTCTATTTATTTGCGGTATCGAGGATCGTCAATACAAAGACGAGAAAATAAACTGGTGGGACGACGTCTACGGCTTTGACATGAGCAGTATTCGTAAGGTCGCAATAAGTGAACCCCTCGTTGATGTCGTGGACCCTAAACAAGTTGTCACGAACGCATGTCTCATCAAGGAGGTTGATCTCTACACGGTCACAAAAGCAGATCTTGATTTCTCATCTCCGTTTACTCTTCAAGTACGACGCAACGACTACGTTCAAGCTCTAGTCACATTCTTCAACATTGAATTCACCAAGTGCCACAAACGTGTTGGGTTCAGCACAGCGCCGGAAGTTCAGTACACCCATTGGAAGCAGACGGTCTTCTACTTTGACTCCTACATGACGGTAAAACGCGGCGAGGAAATTTACGGTGTATTCTCGATGAAACCGAACGCTAGGAATTATCGCGATCTAGATTTTAGTATTGAGTTAGATTTCAAAGGAGAGTTGTGCCAAATTAACGAAACGAATCATTATCGTATGCGTTGA
- the LOC130675347 gene encoding protein arginine N-methyltransferase 1 isoform X5, whose amino-acid sequence MKDIQSKMETMEVAEPITAIKVEENNTENNDKESAATNKKVPVDEMTSRDYYFDSYAHYGIHEEMLKDEVRTITYRNSMYHNKHLFKDKIVLDIGCGTGILSMFAAKAGAARVIGIECSNIVEYAEKIVEANQLSHIITIVKGKVEEVVLPDGIEKVDIIISEWMGYCLFYESMLDTVLHARDKWLKPDGMLFPDKATLFICGIEDRQYKDEKINWWDDVYGFDMSSIRKVAISEPLVDVVDPKQVVTNACLIKEVDLYTVTKADLDFSSPFTLQVRRNDYVQALVTFFNIEFTKCHKRVGFSTAPEVQYTHWKQTVFYFDSYMTVKRGEEIYGVFSMKPNARNYRDLDFSIELDFKGELCQINETNHYRMR is encoded by the exons ATGAAGgacatt CAGTCAAAAATGGAGACAATGGAAGTTGCTGAGCCGATAACGGCAATAAAAGTAGAGGAGAACAACACGGAGAACAACGACAAAGAATCAGCGGCAACGAACAAGAAGGTGCCAGTCGACGAGATGACTTCACGTGACTATTACTTCGACTCGTATGCTCACTATGGCATCCATGAGGAGATGCTGAAGGACGAAGTGCGAACGATAACCTATCGTAACTCAATGTATCATAATAAGCATTTATTCAAAGATAAAATCGTGTTGGACATTGGCTGCGGCACGGGAATTTTGTCAATGTTTGCTGCTAAAGCCGGCGCAGCTCGAGTAATTGGTATTGAATGCTCCAACATCGTCGAGTACGCGGAAAAAATAGTTGAAGCCAATCAACTGTCTCACATAATCACTATTGTTAAGGGAAAAGTTGAGGAAGTCGTATTGCCAGACGGTATTGAAAAAGTCGACATTATTATTTCCGAATGGATGGGCTATTGTCTTTTCTACGAGTCGATGTTGGACACGGTGCTCCATGCGCGTGACAAATGGCTAAAACCCGACGGCATGCTTTTCCCCGATAAAGCGACTCTATTTATTTGCGGTATCGAGGATCGTCAATACAAAGACGAGAAAATAAACTGGTGGGACGACGTCTACGGCTTTGACATGAGCAGTATTCGTAAGGTCGCAATAAGTGAACCCCTCGTTGATGTCGTGGACCCTAAACAAGTTGTCACGAACGCATGTCTCATCAAGGAGGTTGATCTCTACACGGTCACAAAAGCAGATCTTGATTTCTCATCTCCGTTTACTCTTCAAGTACGACGCAACGACTACGTTCAAGCTCTAGTCACATTCTTCAACATTGAATTCACCAAGTGCCACAAACGTGTTGGGTTCAGCACAGCGCCGGAAGTTCAGTACACCCATTGGAAGCAGACGGTCTTCTACTTTGACTCCTACATGACGGTAAAACGCGGCGAGGAAATTTACGGTGTATTCTCGATGAAACCGAACGCTAGGAATTATCGCGATCTAGATTTTAGTATTGAGTTAGATTTCAAAGGAGAGTTGTGCCAAATTAACGAAACGAATCATTATCGTATGCGTTGA
- the LOC130675347 gene encoding protein arginine N-methyltransferase 1 isoform X4, with product MRNKMATSNEVPGGITENNSLSAEKSSKMETMEVAEPITAIKVEENNTENNDKESAATNKKVPVDEMTSRDYYFDSYAHYGIHEEMLKDEVRTITYRNSMYHNKHLFKDKIVLDIGCGTGILSMFAAKAGAARVIGIECSNIVEYAEKIVEANQLSHIITIVKGKVEEVVLPDGIEKVDIIISEWMGYCLFYESMLDTVLHARDKWLKPDGMLFPDKATLFICGIEDRQYKDEKINWWDDVYGFDMSSIRKVAISEPLVDVVDPKQVVTNACLIKEVDLYTVTKADLDFSSPFTLQVRRNDYVQALVTFFNIEFTKCHKRVGFSTAPEVQYTHWKQTVFYFDSYMTVKRGEEIYGVFSMKPNARNYRDLDFSIELDFKGELCQINETNHYRMR from the exons ATGCGAAACAAAATGGCGACGAGTAATGAAGTGCCGGGAGGCATCACCGAGAACAATTCATTATCCGCCGAAAAATCC TCAAAAATGGAGACAATGGAAGTTGCTGAGCCGATAACGGCAATAAAAGTAGAGGAGAACAACACGGAGAACAACGACAAAGAATCAGCGGCAACGAACAAGAAGGTGCCAGTCGACGAGATGACTTCACGTGACTATTACTTCGACTCGTATGCTCACTATGGCATCCATGAGGAGATGCTGAAGGACGAAGTGCGAACGATAACCTATCGTAACTCAATGTATCATAATAAGCATTTATTCAAAGATAAAATCGTGTTGGACATTGGCTGCGGCACGGGAATTTTGTCAATGTTTGCTGCTAAAGCCGGCGCAGCTCGAGTAATTGGTATTGAATGCTCCAACATCGTCGAGTACGCGGAAAAAATAGTTGAAGCCAATCAACTGTCTCACATAATCACTATTGTTAAGGGAAAAGTTGAGGAAGTCGTATTGCCAGACGGTATTGAAAAAGTCGACATTATTATTTCCGAATGGATGGGCTATTGTCTTTTCTACGAGTCGATGTTGGACACGGTGCTCCATGCGCGTGACAAATGGCTAAAACCCGACGGCATGCTTTTCCCCGATAAAGCGACTCTATTTATTTGCGGTATCGAGGATCGTCAATACAAAGACGAGAAAATAAACTGGTGGGACGACGTCTACGGCTTTGACATGAGCAGTATTCGTAAGGTCGCAATAAGTGAACCCCTCGTTGATGTCGTGGACCCTAAACAAGTTGTCACGAACGCATGTCTCATCAAGGAGGTTGATCTCTACACGGTCACAAAAGCAGATCTTGATTTCTCATCTCCGTTTACTCTTCAAGTACGACGCAACGACTACGTTCAAGCTCTAGTCACATTCTTCAACATTGAATTCACCAAGTGCCACAAACGTGTTGGGTTCAGCACAGCGCCGGAAGTTCAGTACACCCATTGGAAGCAGACGGTCTTCTACTTTGACTCCTACATGACGGTAAAACGCGGCGAGGAAATTTACGGTGTATTCTCGATGAAACCGAACGCTAGGAATTATCGCGATCTAGATTTTAGTATTGAGTTAGATTTCAAAGGAGAGTTGTGCCAAATTAACGAAACGAATCATTATCGTATGCGTTGA
- the LOC130675346 gene encoding exocyst complex component 5 has product MMQQYMKELEQEPFDPEEFVERLAWRTVNDSMVDGPGVFDPVSVHETFLHAIKDLQILEERQQKKCEKLELALKDEETRHAYEIIEMQGKNKKAIDLFHQLDERINFVATKVIHLGDQLENVNTPRARAVEAQKLMKHFSEFLSPGPLTDPIFTDKSTLDVAADVIQKLHLISQELPSDKFDQAKGKIAAKYDEIERSLIEEFVRAHNSDDAERMKELASVLEHFKGYSQCVDAFIEQSQMGSFGGKDVFQDVIPMCTKNYKLMQQVFTNPQQVMAKFVLNIYHLRLQKYTVAKLADRSDNDKYLSNLYDLYCKTIKLSTDLKQFDMGTDEAYLTKLTRNIFQKHLDTYISLELKALREKSTSLLVEYYDSKNHQKKQIQTGGFQELRRDLQAVIGTRTNINIAQIEDYGGETFLSEELAIALLQRSKLAFQRCQALSQPADLPSNALQILEILLQHLMNEHVDYALELGLQSVPIPESRTPPDIHFFNIARQCNVIVRLLEEQFNDSLVPLVISTPKHGDCLARQKSVLVQIELKLDTGLDRSINAIAGWVRLYLQSEQRKTDFKPETDDVDTINTSACLAVCQYVTGMIRHIRDTLDGKNAENVLTELGIRFHRVIYEHLQQFQFNSAGAMCAICDMNEYRKCVKELGVGIVVSLFDTLHALCNLLLVKPANLKQVCTDDQLAMLDRSTLMSFIQLRSDYKTQKLANLLKGLATT; this is encoded by the exons ATGATGCAACAATATATGAAAGAGCTCGAGCAG GAACCGTTCGATCCCGAAGAATTTGTTGAGCGCTTGGCCTGGAGAACAGTAAACGACTCTATGGTAGACGGACCAGGTGTCTTTGACCCAGTTTCAGTCCACGAGACCTTTCTCCATGCCATCAAAGACCTACAGATCCTGGAGGAACGTCAGCAGAAAAAGTGCGAGAAGCTGGAGCTGGCGCTGAAAGACGAGGAGACGCGGCATGCCTACGAAATTATCGAGATGCAGGGGAAGAATAAAAAAGCCATTGATTTATTTCATCAGCTCGACGAGCggataaattttgttgctaCCAAAGTTATTCATCTGGGCGATCAACTTGAGAATGTCAACACTCCAAGAGCACGTGCAGTTGAAgcacaaaaattaatgaaacatTTTAGCGAATTTTTAAGTCCTGGTCCTCTAACTGATCCCATTTTTACTGATAAATCTACA tTAGATGTAGCAGCAGATGTGATACAAAAACTGCATCTGATATCACAAGAGCTGCCATCAGACAAATTCGATCAGGCGAAAGGTAAAATAGCAGCCAAGTATGACGAGATAGAGCGAAGTTTGATCGAAGAATTCGTCCGTGCTCACAACAGCGACGATGCTGAGAGGATGAAAGAACTTGCGTCTGTATTGGAGCACTTCAAAGGTTACTCACAGTGTGTTGATGCATTTATCGAGCAAAGTCAAATGGGTTCGTTTGGCGGGAAAGATGTATTTCAAGATGTCATACCAATGTgtacaaaaaattacaaactcATGCAGCAAGTATTTACAAATCCCCAGCAAGTTATGGCCAAGTTCGTTCTTAATATCTATCATTTgagattacaaaaatatacggTAGCGAAACTAGCTGATAGATCTGACAACGACAAGTATTTAAGTAACTTGTATGATTTGTATTGCAAGACTATAAAACTGTCAActgatttaaaacaatttgacATGGGTACCGACGAGGCCTACTTGACTAAACTGACccgtaatatttttcaaaaacaccTCGATACTTATATCAG cctTGAGTTGAAAGCCCTGAGAGAAAAATCCACAAGCCTCTTGGTCGAATACTACGACTCTAAGAATCATCAGAAGAAACAAATACAGACAGGAGGCTTTCAAGAGCTCAGACGTGATCTCCAGGCAGTAATCGGCACAAGGACGAATATAAATATCGCTCAGATAGAAGATTACGGTGGAGAAACTTTTCTGTCAGAGGAGCTGGCGATAGCTCTGCTTCAACGAAGTAAATTAGCGTTTCAACGGTGTCAGGCGCTATCTCAACCCGCAGACTTGCCGTCAAACGCACTTCAAATTCTTGAAATTCTCCTGCAGCACTTGATGAATGAGCACGTAGACTACGCGCTCGAACTGGGGCTCCAGAGTGTACCAATCCCCGAAAGTAGGACTCCTCCAGACATACATTTCTTCAATATCGCACGACAGTGCAATGTTATCGTTCGGTTGCTTGAAGAACAATTCAACGACAGTCTCGTGCCTCTTgtcat ATCAACTCCAAAACACGGAGATTGTTTAGCTCGACAAAAATCAGTACTAGTACAAATAGAATTGAAGTTGGACACAGGATTGGACCGCAGCATCAACGCGATCGCGGGCTGGGTTAGATTATACCTGCAAAGTGAGCAACGGAAAACAGACTTCAAACCAGAGACTGATGACGTTGACACAATCAATACATCAGCATGCTTAGCAGTGTGTCAGTATGTCACAGGAATGATTCGCCACATCAGGGACACTCTCGACGGAAAGAATGCAGAAAATGTACTGACTGAACTCGGAATACGTTTCCACCGAGTGATTTACGAGCATCTCCAACAGTTCCAGTTCAACTCCGCCGGTGCCATGTGCGCCATTTGCGACATGAATGAGTACAGAAAGTGCGTTAAGGAACTAGGAGTTGGTATTGTTGTCTCATTGTTCGATACTCTGCACGCATTGTGTAATCTCCTGCTTGTCAAACCTGCGAACTTGAAGCAAGTCTGCACCGATGACCAATtg GCGATGCTGGACCGTTCAACCCTCATGAGCTTCATTCAGCTGCGATCGGACTacaaaactcaaaaattagCCAACTTACTAAAAGGTCTTGCGACGACATaa